From the Musa acuminata AAA Group cultivar baxijiao chromosome BXJ3-1, Cavendish_Baxijiao_AAA, whole genome shotgun sequence genome, the window TCCATGTAGCATGAACCATGAAGCAATTTGCTAACAAGCTAATCATCATGATGATTGTCGTGATGTTATAATAAGCATTTCATGACTTAAATGTTTCTACTAGAATTATCATGTCAATTTAAACTTTTTACCATATGTGATATTAGGAATTGCAAACAATAATCACAACAGCTTCGATTGTAATGGTTGAAATTTCGACTGTTACTGCAAACAATTTAAATTGCAAACAATTTAAATTTCGACTGTAATGGTTGGAATTATCATGTCCTAGTTGTTTTAATTAGCAACAACAACAATCGTAATGAAGACATTGATTCATATTTTTATACTGTCACATTTTACTAACGATGATTGTTTGACAAGTTATGTTTCTAATATTAATATCAATTTGAGTTCattataacaatcaattgatgaagacTAACAATGTCGGCATatctataagttttttttttagcttTGCATGAATACATTAAATTGGCATAGGATATTAGCAGTAGATAGGAACAAATAGAATGAGACAACCAAAACATGAAGTTGTCTGCATCTATCAAATTGCTTAGTTTAACTACAAACCATTTTAATAGATGGAAGGCTGCAGAACTCAAACAAGGGAAAAAGAAGAATGCAGTAAATGAAACCTGAAACCGGCCACGGTTTATTGACTCGATGTGGGGCTGTGGCTGACTCGACCTGCATCAACCTGTCAAATAATCTCATCTATGAAATATTCTCTTAAGTCAAGAAAGAAAGATATAGAATATCATAGAATCACTTTTCTGATAGGAAAAAAAGAAGTTGTTAGTAAAAGTCGATGACAGTTATCATTTCTATATGAAAGCATACAAAAGCACTCGTCACTATGTTTACTTCACCGCCATAGTAGCCACGAACTGTGCCCAATAGCAATTCCTACCAACAAATCTATGTGGTCACCGAACAAGTTTTGCACACCAACAGTCATTACAAGCATTACTATTTATTCGCTCATCCAGTTCCTGGTTTTCATCTTCACACTACTCTCGGAAAACATAGCTTCCACACTTGACCTTTTATGAGGTGAATGCTTACGTAAGTTCACTTACAAAAATGCAGGCAACTTGGGTATACAACCAAGGTGACCACAGAGAGCATGTGCGATGCTACTGCTTGTCAAAGAGAATTATAGGAGGATAGAAATTGCAATGGCATGGCAAGGCGAAATCAGATATCAATCAGCACTGACCAAGAAAGGGTGTTGACAGACACCACATTCGATTGTTTGGGAGCCTGAGGCAGGAACTTGCACCTGAAACTCAAGGTAAATATCGTAGAATTCAGTCCTAACAACACATCAGCAAAATTCCAGTTTGGAAAATAGATGAAGAGATAAGGAgaaagcttatcatgttgcagaaaaaaaaaaaatatctgatATTATAGACCTGAAGGTGGACTGTGCAGATGGGACATGCTACTTCCCTCATTGGCTTCCAAGACTCATCAGAATTTGAACCTATGAAATAGGTACTACCATAAATTAGTCAATAGTAGTACATGTTATATCAGAAAACATAGTATAATGTTCTACAATATAGCAGTAAAGTACCCGACTTACGATTCTTGTTCAATTCCTCCTGTTGCAAAAATCAAGACCAAAACCTTAATTATTCATCATAATATCTGGGTTAAAGAAGTTAGATGCAAGAACTAATAAAGCTGGCTAACTGGATCATTTTCCAACAATGAGAAAAATATGCCCTCCATATAAAGTACCACAGCGAGACATCTGTCGAAACATGATGGTCTATAGCAATAAAAAAGACTGCACCTGAAGCCTTCGCACAAGATCTTCATGACTTTGCAGACCGACAGGTTTGCTGACAGTTTCTTTTGCATTGCTTAACCTTTGAGAAACTTCTGCCTATTCAACGTGAGAGACTCCCATGTAACATCAAGCAAATCACTTCTCAAGTCGTGTTTTTCAGTTAATGCTCAGAATATCTAACATTCATACTAACAAccatgcaattttaagtttcagtACTTAAATTAGCAGATCAAGCATGTTTGGGCTGTTTTATTTCCACAGTTTCTACACTATATGtgaagaaaaatgaaattttCCAGCTTTATACAAAATTAAATTTCACATGACTGTGAGATTTACATAGTTCACAAAAGTTAATTCAGTAATTTTCACTATCCCAGGAAATTAGTTCAGCAACCACAAAGTACATAATCTGGCCCCATTGACAACACCTTTCTCTAGTGAAAGTTAATCAAAATTGGTGACCACATGTCAGCATTTGGTGACAAGTCAACACTAAGTTCACACATGCAAAGCAACTTACCAACTCTAATGTTTACATGTAATATGAACTCAGAGGGCCTGAACACAAGACAAGACAGTGAATTTCTCAAGGACAAACTAGTTCAAATTTTTTGTAGAACATTCATGAACAAAGAAAAGAATGTTCAAGTAAGACAATTTAAGCTATAATGTAAGTGTACCACCACTGGTTAATAATAGCCATAATGTAAGAACTAGTTCAGATCTTTTGTAGAACATCCATGAACAAAGAATAGAATATTGATCAACTAAGACAATTTACGCCATAATGTAAGCGGGACTACCGCAGGCTGATAACAGTGTTTTATCAACCTAAGGTGCAAAATCTAGCTAA encodes:
- the LOC108951986 gene encoding protein FREE1-like isoform X5, coding for MGRKITGFRMKLLANAHHVDQILELSITGNCGDIFCDKCTKGRIALTAEENAQQVRVCDRCMAEVSQRLSNAKETVSKPVGLQSHEDLVRRLQEELNKNRKSGSNSDESWKPMREVACPICTVHLQVQVPASGSQTIECGVCQHPFLVDAGRVSHSPTSSQ